One Proteinivorax tanatarense DNA segment encodes these proteins:
- the glmS gene encoding glutamine--fructose-6-phosphate transaminase (isomerizing): protein MCGIVGYIGPKKASEILIDGLAKLEYRGYDSAGIAMLENGKVIMEKKEGRLSKLADIVKSKYDANIGIGHTRWATHGKPSDENSHPHFDCSKKIAVVHNGIIENFHQLKEELKEDGHQFDSETDTEVIPHLIEEYYNGDMLEALQKTIKRLDGSYALVVINQDKPEEIFCARKDSPLVIGVGQGENFVASDIPAIIQHTKETIILDDGEIAKITKDAVEIMDLPGNNVEKEILKVDWDADSAEKEGFDHFMLKEIYEQPTALRNTLKDKFESDKVNLPDLNIDSEYLKGVNKIAIVACGTAWHAGLVGKHLFETLLRIPVEIDIASEFRYRNPLVDEKTLVIVVSQSGETADTLAAMRDSQKKGAKVLAVTNNKGSSIARESEFIFHTIAGPEIAVASTKAYTTQLMGFYLITLYFGQLLGKEMPKELYDGLKEIPVLADKVLQNTKDQLDKITAPFDGWDNSFFIGRGMDWYVSQEGSLKLKEISYIHAEAYAAGELKHGTLALIEQDIPVVAVATQQDIYDKTVSNIKEVKARGGYVIAVVQEGDEDISHSVDEVIKIPKVPSLLTPILSVIPLQLLSYKEAVKRGQDVDKPRNLAKSVTVE from the coding sequence ATGTGTGGTATCGTAGGATATATCGGCCCTAAAAAGGCCTCAGAAATATTAATAGATGGATTGGCAAAGCTTGAATATAGAGGGTATGATTCCGCAGGAATCGCAATGTTAGAAAACGGCAAAGTGATAATGGAGAAAAAAGAAGGGCGTTTAAGTAAGCTAGCAGATATTGTGAAAAGCAAATATGACGCAAACATAGGAATAGGACACACCCGTTGGGCAACCCACGGCAAGCCTTCTGACGAAAACAGTCATCCTCACTTTGACTGCAGCAAAAAAATTGCTGTAGTTCATAATGGGATTATCGAAAACTTCCACCAGTTAAAAGAAGAACTAAAAGAAGACGGTCATCAGTTTGACTCAGAAACAGATACCGAGGTAATTCCTCATCTAATCGAAGAATATTATAACGGAGATATGCTTGAAGCACTACAAAAGACTATTAAGCGCTTAGATGGATCCTATGCTTTGGTAGTGATAAATCAAGACAAACCAGAAGAAATCTTTTGTGCTAGAAAAGATAGCCCACTAGTTATAGGCGTAGGGCAAGGAGAAAACTTTGTCGCTTCCGACATACCTGCCATAATACAACATACAAAAGAAACCATAATCTTAGATGATGGAGAAATCGCCAAGATAACAAAAGACGCTGTCGAAATCATGGATTTACCGGGAAATAATGTGGAAAAAGAAATCTTAAAGGTAGATTGGGACGCTGATTCTGCGGAAAAAGAAGGATTCGATCATTTTATGTTAAAAGAAATCTACGAACAACCAACTGCCCTAAGAAACACCCTAAAAGACAAATTTGAAAGTGACAAAGTTAATCTTCCAGACTTAAATATAGATAGCGAGTACCTTAAAGGGGTTAACAAGATAGCTATAGTAGCGTGTGGTACTGCCTGGCATGCAGGCCTTGTAGGAAAACACCTATTTGAAACCTTATTAAGAATTCCTGTAGAAATCGATATAGCTTCAGAGTTCCGCTATAGAAATCCACTTGTAGATGAAAAAACCCTCGTTATAGTAGTAAGTCAATCAGGGGAAACTGCAGATACCTTAGCAGCAATGAGAGACTCTCAGAAAAAAGGTGCCAAAGTACTTGCAGTAACCAACAACAAAGGAAGTTCCATAGCCAGGGAATCAGAGTTTATCTTTCATACAATAGCAGGTCCAGAGATCGCAGTAGCATCGACAAAAGCCTACACCACTCAGCTTATGGGCTTTTATCTAATAACACTATACTTTGGCCAACTACTAGGCAAAGAAATGCCAAAAGAACTTTACGATGGATTAAAAGAAATTCCAGTGCTAGCTGACAAAGTTCTCCAAAACACAAAAGACCAGCTAGATAAAATAACCGCACCTTTTGACGGATGGGATAACTCCTTTTTCATAGGAAGAGGAATGGACTGGTACGTAAGCCAGGAAGGTTCGCTAAAACTTAAAGAAATCTCATATATCCATGCCGAAGCCTATGCAGCTGGAGAGCTAAAACACGGCACTCTAGCCCTTATAGAGCAAGACATCCCAGTTGTTGCAGTGGCAACCCAGCAAGACATCTACGATAAAACAGTAAGCAACATCAAAGAAGTAAAGGCAAGAGGCGGGTACGTCATAGCAGTAGTGCAAGAAGGGGACGAAGACATAAGCCACTCCGTAGATGAGGTAATAAAAATACCAAAAGTACCCTCCCTACTAACTCCAATACTATCAGTAATCCCACTACAACTGCTATCCTACAAAGAAGCAGTTAAAAGAGGCCAGGATGTTGATAAGCCGAGGAATCTAGCTAAGTCAGTAACAGTAGAGTAA
- a CDS encoding SH3 domain-containing protein has product MGNKNNKRKYIIAASVLASLAVLFVLFLQFFSGQAAKGDIQNYDDYCLIKEQLKVIEFANENPGLKPDELKTVVEQKGVTEVSKAMYISQTTEIYADATNDSNKLGIMDKDEKVKVTGKVKNGWYQVEYGDDKGYINGDYLTPKKPEPKPEPEPEPEPEPKPEPEPEPKPPSNGGGNGDNPPGWTPIEDIEGGVESPYEDDDN; this is encoded by the coding sequence GTGGGAAATAAAAACAATAAAAGGAAATACATAATAGCAGCGTCTGTTTTAGCTAGTTTAGCTGTTTTGTTTGTGTTGTTTTTGCAGTTTTTTAGCGGACAAGCAGCAAAGGGTGATATTCAAAACTATGATGACTACTGCTTAATTAAAGAGCAGTTAAAAGTTATAGAGTTTGCTAACGAAAACCCCGGCTTAAAACCTGACGAGCTAAAAACAGTAGTTGAACAAAAAGGTGTAACAGAAGTTTCAAAAGCTATGTACATTAGCCAAACGACTGAAATATACGCCGACGCTACAAACGATAGCAACAAGCTAGGCATAATGGACAAAGATGAAAAAGTTAAAGTAACGGGAAAAGTAAAAAATGGCTGGTATCAAGTAGAATATGGCGATGATAAAGGGTATATAAACGGCGATTACCTAACCCCAAAAAAGCCAGAACCAAAACCAGAACCGGAACCAGAGCCTGAGCCAGAGCCAAAACCAGAGCCTGAACCCGAGCCTAAGCCACCGAGTAATGGTGGGGGTAACGGAGATAATCCACCGGGGTGGACTCCTATAGAGGATATCGAAGGCGGTGTAGAGAGTCCCTATGAGGATGACGATAATTAA
- a CDS encoding four helix bundle protein, with protein MKHIKDFRKLKVFQKARLFHLQINKVAKTFPHHEQDILKKQLPKATDSIAANLAEGTASPFLRKQFNYAANAFGSAREADYYLESAYNQNYISEAKYKEYDENIKEITKMLYGYMRTIKKEINKDA; from the coding sequence ATGAAACATATCAAAGATTTTCGTAAGCTAAAGGTTTTTCAAAAAGCAAGATTATTTCATCTACAAATCAATAAGGTAGCTAAAACCTTCCCCCATCACGAACAGGATATATTAAAAAAACAGCTTCCTAAAGCTACTGATTCAATTGCCGCAAATCTTGCTGAGGGGACAGCAAGTCCTTTTTTGAGAAAACAGTTCAACTATGCTGCTAACGCATTTGGTTCCGCTAGAGAAGCTGACTACTACCTAGAAAGTGCTTATAATCAGAATTATATTAGCGAGGCCAAATATAAAGAGTACGATGAAAACATCAAAGAAATTACTAAAATGCTTTACGGTTATATGAGAACGATAAAAAAAGAAATAAACAAAGACGCGTAG
- a CDS encoding ParM/StbA family protein encodes MKEQVEFIGIDKGNGYIKAGSEIIFPAGLSVTEGEPLSNYRLLKYNGKQYNIGDSRLKFTKDKANEAFLVLALAAIAMRLEKVNKQKGDVVLGLGAPISDYGFLKNTYTNYFTKNNLNFAFNGKKYEIDIKKVYCFPQGIAGFLHNYHNFGSEYSYFNLLDFGNITLDAVTIGKDKKPILDSAISLEYGMTSLVKRIQKKVNHTLGISLAEEQVELALTEKTSVFFNERIQEIIEEAKKDFIEDSFKELHENGFKLQGSINVLMGGGAKIVNASIDANNHQKTIGYAEVMPDEQFANSLGFEKLAKQAYLQGR; translated from the coding sequence ATGAAAGAACAGGTTGAATTTATTGGCATCGACAAAGGCAATGGCTATATTAAAGCAGGAAGTGAAATTATCTTTCCAGCAGGGCTTAGTGTAACAGAAGGTGAGCCGCTTTCTAACTATAGGCTTTTGAAGTACAATGGTAAGCAGTATAACATTGGAGATTCTCGGCTGAAGTTTACAAAAGATAAAGCCAATGAAGCTTTTTTAGTTTTAGCCTTGGCAGCAATCGCCATGAGATTAGAGAAGGTAAATAAGCAAAAAGGTGATGTTGTGTTAGGATTGGGGGCGCCAATTTCTGATTATGGTTTTTTGAAAAACACATACACCAACTACTTTACAAAAAATAATCTTAATTTTGCCTTTAACGGAAAAAAGTACGAAATTGATATTAAAAAAGTTTACTGTTTTCCACAAGGGATTGCAGGTTTTCTGCACAATTATCATAATTTTGGCAGCGAGTACAGTTATTTTAATCTGTTAGACTTTGGAAATATCACCCTCGATGCTGTAACCATAGGAAAAGATAAAAAGCCTATATTGGACAGTGCAATAAGCCTAGAATATGGCATGACAAGCTTAGTAAAAAGAATTCAAAAAAAGGTAAATCATACTTTAGGCATTAGCTTAGCTGAAGAGCAAGTAGAGCTAGCTCTGACTGAGAAAACTAGCGTGTTTTTTAATGAAAGGATTCAAGAAATTATAGAAGAAGCCAAAAAAGACTTTATTGAAGATAGCTTCAAAGAGCTGCATGAAAATGGCTTTAAATTACAAGGCTCAATAAATGTATTGATGGGTGGCGGGGCGAAAATAGTTAATGCGAGCATTGATGCAAACAATCACCAGAAAACCATTGGATACGCAGAAGTGATGCCAGATGAGCAATTCGCTAATTCTTTAGGTTTTGAGAAGCTGGCAAAACAAGCATACTTGCAAGGTAGGTAA
- a CDS encoding DNA adenine methylase: MTKNKLVQPPLKWVGGKRQLISEIEKSLPNKWSTYYEPFVGGGAVLFHLQPKKAVINDVNDELINFYSTVKENVEELINELKKFKNKEDFFYEVRGWDRSPAYKDLSSIKKAARLHFLNKTCYNGLYRVNNAGEFNAPFGKYKNPDFVNESVLRAINIFLNKSNVRICNCDYQDALRGIRKGAFVYFDPPYDPVSSSASFTGYSQGGFDRNEQIRLKEICDKLNKKGVKFLLSNSATDFIKELYKEYDIKIVKARRSVNSVASKRGEVEEILVKNYD; the protein is encoded by the coding sequence ATGACAAAGAATAAACTAGTACAACCACCCTTGAAATGGGTGGGGGGTAAAAGACAACTTATTTCAGAAATCGAAAAATCCCTCCCAAATAAATGGTCAACATATTACGAACCGTTTGTAGGTGGTGGGGCTGTATTATTTCACTTGCAGCCTAAAAAAGCTGTTATTAATGATGTAAATGATGAGTTAATTAATTTTTATAGTACTGTAAAAGAAAATGTTGAAGAATTAATCAATGAATTAAAAAAATTTAAGAATAAAGAGGACTTTTTTTATGAGGTGCGTGGTTGGGATAGGAGTCCAGCATACAAGGATTTATCTAGTATAAAAAAGGCTGCTCGTTTACACTTTTTAAATAAGACTTGTTATAATGGTTTATACAGGGTTAATAATGCGGGGGAGTTTAATGCCCCTTTTGGTAAATATAAAAATCCTGATTTTGTAAATGAGTCTGTATTGAGAGCAATAAACATTTTTTTAAATAAAAGCAACGTAAGAATATGTAATTGTGACTATCAAGATGCTTTGCGAGGGATAAGAAAGGGAGCTTTTGTTTATTTTGACCCTCCTTATGACCCTGTTTCATCTAGCGCAAGTTTTACAGGATATTCTCAAGGAGGTTTTGATAGAAATGAGCAAATAAGGCTAAAAGAAATTTGTGATAAATTAAATAAGAAAGGAGTCAAGTTTCTGCTTTCTAACTCAGCAACAGATTTTATAAAGGAATTATATAAGGAGTATGACATTAAAATAGTTAAAGCGAGAAGAAGTGTAAACTCTGTTGCTTCTAAGAGGGGGGAAGTTGAGGAAATACTTGTGAAGAATTATGACTAA